One window of Saprospiraceae bacterium genomic DNA carries:
- a CDS encoding DUF721 domain-containing protein, which produces MRDHESKLKDLLKNFSEQGHLKGKLLNKRIEIIWKERYQSIAVYTTKVQFKDGQLAVWVSSAPLRYELNLKKVQIILQLNEALKENLIVRLDIR; this is translated from the coding sequence ATGCGTGATCACGAGTCAAAATTAAAGGACCTGTTAAAGAATTTTTCTGAGCAGGGTCATTTAAAAGGGAAACTTTTAAATAAACGAATCGAAATTATTTGGAAAGAGCGTTACCAAAGCATTGCAGTTTATACCACTAAAGTTCAATTTAAAGATGGACAGCTTGCGGTATGGGTGAGTTCAGCTCCATTGCGCTATGAGTTAAATCTAAAAAAAGTACAAATAATACTTCAGCTCAATGAAGCGTTAAAAGAAAATCTGATTGTCCGTTTAGACATCAGATAA
- a CDS encoding DNA replication/repair protein RecF, which translates to MIFQQIKLAHFKNFQDVTVNLGPGFHFVTGNNGAGKTNLLDAIYYFCMVRSFRKTKDVDLINHQADYFRIEASISDLRTNHSLCIKFKHGILKEVIWDETKDERMASHLGRLPVVLIAPDEIYQFIHEGEERRKFINQTLIQIDSTYFENLNTYTRLLKQRNAALKLMKKQGKLDSKLLDTYDFKMDSPGIAIANKRAEFISNLKIALNEYSIRISGKDEQLDLKYHTTVDSNYSETLLKSRTLDFYTGGTNYGIHKDKLECLMNGRSLSHEGSQGQIKTFVLSMKLAQFDFLRAQSLKMPVVLLDDIFAKLDAVRVQKLLVLLESENIEQCFITDTHIDRVKELAKTLTSKTAFYEIIQNQFT; encoded by the coding sequence TTGATATTTCAACAAATTAAGCTTGCGCATTTTAAGAATTTTCAAGATGTTACGGTCAATTTAGGTCCGGGCTTTCATTTTGTTACTGGAAATAATGGTGCCGGTAAAACCAATTTATTGGATGCCATTTATTATTTCTGCATGGTACGTAGTTTTAGAAAAACGAAAGATGTCGATCTGATAAACCACCAGGCAGATTATTTTAGAATTGAAGCCAGTATTTCCGATTTACGAACAAATCATTCGCTTTGCATCAAATTTAAACATGGAATATTAAAGGAAGTGATCTGGGATGAAACAAAGGATGAACGGATGGCATCGCATTTAGGTCGATTGCCCGTTGTATTGATTGCTCCAGATGAAATTTATCAGTTTATTCATGAAGGGGAAGAGCGCAGAAAATTTATTAACCAGACACTCATTCAAATTGATTCAACTTATTTTGAAAATTTAAATACCTATACCCGGTTGTTAAAACAACGAAATGCAGCGCTTAAGTTAATGAAAAAGCAAGGAAAGTTGGATTCTAAACTTTTAGATACCTATGATTTCAAGATGGATTCGCCCGGGATAGCCATTGCAAATAAACGAGCAGAATTTATATCAAATCTTAAGATAGCGTTAAACGAGTACAGTATTAGAATTAGTGGAAAAGATGAACAACTGGATCTCAAGTATCATACTACCGTTGATTCGAATTATTCTGAAACACTTTTAAAATCCAGAACCTTGGATTTTTATACTGGAGGCACCAATTACGGTATCCATAAGGACAAATTGGAATGCCTGATGAATGGCCGGTCCCTTTCTCATGAAGGTTCTCAAGGCCAAATCAAAACATTTGTTTTGTCAATGAAATTGGCACAATTTGATTTTCTAAGAGCACAAAGTCTGAAAATGCCTGTGGTTCTTTTAGATGACATTTTTGCTAAATTGGATGCGGTAAGAGTTCAGAAATTGTTAGTTTTGTTGGAATCTGAAAACATTGAACAATGTTTTATAACGGACACCCATATAGATCGTGTCAAGGAATTAGCAAAAACCTTGACTTCAAAAACGGCTTTTTATGAAATAATTCAAAATCAATTTACTTGA
- a CDS encoding S9 family peptidase, with the protein MRIFLFIFCLLSANLAAQNLLTPEILWSLGRVNGEALSKDGKKLYYTVTNYDVQKNKGNTQLYSLEISTGSTEKISEADSYAGNACFDSGGNLIYSKDGQVYHQLLQKSLSSRDLEYSNLLPSPNGQWLAFSRLVKVNTPKPDLYPDLQKSSALIYDDLMFRHWNVWEDGYSNHVFIGRISPDGVQTEKDILFKEPYDAPTLPDGGVEDYCWSVDSKFLAYVSVKKMGKEYAVSTNSDIYLYDNTTGKTSNVSEGMLGYDKNPVFSPDGRYLAWTSMARDGYESDKNDIIILDLKSKIKQKLTNNWDETVNQFLWSKDSKFVYASVPYRGTVQLFSMSIPENQEQAVQFKKITNTEHDYSNLIGIHNQTLYCHRTDMNHAAELFAIDIVSGNATQLTHINTAIYEKLKMPIVQKKWIKTTDGKQMLTWLILPPDFDSTKKYPTLLYCQGGPQSALSQFYSFRWNFQLMASNGYIIVAPNRRGMPGWGSAWNEQISGDWGGQCMKDYLAAIDQVSESPYIDKNRRGAVGASFGGYSVFMLAGIHKNRFKTFISHCGTYNLESWYSSTEELWFANYDLKGPSWAKKKSKSYDKYSPHKLVNNWNAPILIIQGGKDYRIPDTQAFEAFTAARMHDLKARLLYIPDEGHHILKVQNGLVWQHEFYRWLKETL; encoded by the coding sequence ATGCGCATCTTCTTATTTATTTTCTGCTTACTATCAGCCAATCTTGCAGCCCAAAACCTTTTAACCCCGGAAATCCTATGGTCCCTTGGCCGGGTCAACGGAGAAGCTTTGTCTAAAGATGGTAAAAAACTCTACTACACTGTCACGAATTATGATGTTCAAAAAAACAAAGGAAATACCCAGCTTTACTCATTAGAAATCAGTACAGGAAGTACTGAAAAAATTTCTGAAGCGGATTCGTATGCCGGAAATGCTTGTTTTGACAGTGGAGGTAATTTAATTTATTCAAAAGACGGACAGGTCTATCATCAATTACTTCAAAAATCACTTAGTTCCCGCGATTTGGAGTATTCAAACCTACTTCCCTCACCCAACGGCCAATGGTTGGCATTTTCACGATTGGTAAAAGTCAACACCCCAAAGCCTGACTTATATCCTGACTTACAAAAATCAAGTGCTTTGATTTATGATGATCTTATGTTTAGGCACTGGAATGTTTGGGAAGACGGCTATTCTAATCATGTTTTTATTGGTCGCATATCACCAGATGGCGTTCAAACGGAAAAAGATATCCTGTTTAAGGAACCGTACGATGCACCTACCCTGCCAGATGGCGGTGTAGAGGACTATTGCTGGAGTGTAGATAGTAAATTTCTTGCCTATGTGTCTGTAAAGAAAATGGGAAAAGAATATGCAGTCAGCACCAATTCTGATATTTATTTATACGATAATACGACTGGTAAAACCAGCAATGTCAGTGAAGGCATGTTGGGATATGATAAAAACCCTGTTTTTTCTCCTGATGGCAGATATTTAGCATGGACGAGTATGGCACGAGATGGTTATGAGTCTGACAAAAATGATATAATTATTCTTGATCTTAAATCAAAAATCAAACAAAAGCTAACAAACAATTGGGATGAAACAGTTAACCAATTTTTATGGTCCAAAGATTCTAAGTTTGTTTATGCATCAGTACCCTATCGAGGTACCGTCCAGCTTTTCTCAATGAGCATCCCTGAAAATCAGGAACAAGCGGTTCAATTCAAAAAAATAACTAACACAGAACATGATTATAGCAATCTTATTGGAATTCACAATCAGACGCTTTATTGCCACCGCACAGATATGAATCATGCTGCAGAACTTTTTGCAATTGATATTGTATCAGGCAATGCCACTCAATTGACACATATTAATACGGCTATTTATGAGAAGCTGAAAATGCCAATTGTCCAGAAGAAATGGATTAAGACAACGGATGGAAAACAAATGTTAACCTGGCTTATTTTACCACCAGATTTTGATTCAACCAAAAAATATCCAACCTTATTGTATTGTCAGGGAGGTCCTCAATCAGCGCTAAGCCAATTTTATTCATTTCGATGGAACTTTCAATTGATGGCTTCAAATGGTTATATCATCGTTGCTCCAAATCGCCGGGGTATGCCGGGTTGGGGTTCTGCCTGGAATGAACAAATTTCAGGCGACTGGGGAGGCCAATGCATGAAAGATTATCTTGCTGCTATTGATCAGGTGTCTGAATCCCCATACATCGATAAAAACAGACGCGGTGCTGTTGGGGCCAGTTTTGGAGGCTATTCCGTATTTATGTTGGCTGGAATTCATAAAAATCGCTTTAAAACCTTCATTTCACACTGTGGAACTTATAATTTAGAATCCTGGTATAGCAGTACCGAAGAATTATGGTTTGCAAATTATGATTTGAAAGGACCATCCTGGGCCAAGAAAAAATCTAAATCCTACGATAAATATTCACCTCATAAATTGGTTAATAACTGGAATGCACCGATTTTAATAATTCAAGGTGGAAAGGATTATAGAATCCCTGATACACAAGCATTTGAAGCATTTACGGCTGCGCGAATGCACGATCTCAAAGCCAGGCTACTTTACATTCCAGACGAAGGACATCACATTCTGAAAGTTCAGAATGGTCTGGTCTGGCAACACGAATTTTACAGATGGCTGAAAGAGACCCTTTAA
- a CDS encoding tetratricopeptide repeat protein: MAKGYRTGVTPKNVRSAQSQDETLIDIGQVKHQAEDFYEKHKMTILGILIGLIVLIGGWLGYTYMYQEPKNIEAMEQMYQAEFLFEKDSFEMALNNPGGGFAGFAELSETYSSTAAGNLAKYYAAICCLNLHKYEEAKSYLESYKASGDLMPILKNGALGDVYAELNDFETALKYYQKAASEENEFLTPVNLKKIGLLKEKLGDKEGALKAYKEIKEKYAESPDGNNIDKYIIPME; the protein is encoded by the coding sequence ATGGCAAAAGGTTATCGTACCGGTGTGACCCCGAAAAATGTTAGATCTGCACAATCGCAGGATGAAACTTTGATTGATATTGGACAAGTTAAACATCAGGCCGAAGATTTTTATGAGAAGCATAAAATGACCATTTTAGGCATTTTGATTGGGCTCATTGTACTAATTGGTGGTTGGCTGGGTTATACGTATATGTATCAGGAACCAAAAAACATTGAGGCTATGGAGCAAATGTACCAGGCTGAATTTTTATTTGAAAAAGATTCTTTTGAGATGGCCCTCAACAATCCTGGAGGTGGCTTTGCCGGATTTGCTGAATTGTCTGAAACCTATTCATCTACAGCTGCTGGAAACCTAGCAAAGTATTATGCTGCAATTTGTTGTTTAAATCTGCATAAATACGAAGAAGCTAAATCGTATCTAGAAAGTTATAAGGCTTCCGGAGATTTAATGCCTATTTTGAAAAATGGAGCTTTGGGTGATGTTTATGCAGAATTGAATGATTTTGAAACTGCATTAAAATATTACCAAAAAGCAGCAAGTGAGGAAAACGAATTTCTTACTCCTGTAAATCTTAAAAAAATTGGCCTTTTGAAAGAAAAATTAGGTGATAAGGAAGGTGCATTAAAAGCATATAAAGAAATCAAAGAAAAGTACGCTGAATCTCCAGACGGAAATAATATAGACAAATACATTATTCCCATGGAATAA
- a CDS encoding 6,7-dimethyl-8-ribityllumazine synthase yields the protein MAGNLPSLSNLTSSELELAKEFSYGIVASLWNPTITDQLVQAALETLQSCQVPASAIYLERVPGSFELPLAAQWLLNTKMPDALICLGCIIKGETQHDEFIAHAITDGIMQLNLRFDKPVILGVLTVNSMQQANERAGGILGNKGTESILAAIKMLSLQRSLNTAVQSKKT from the coding sequence ATGGCTGGAAATTTACCCAGCTTATCAAATTTGACAAGCTCCGAACTAGAACTAGCTAAAGAATTTAGCTATGGGATTGTTGCATCCCTATGGAATCCTACCATTACAGATCAATTAGTGCAAGCTGCTTTGGAAACGTTGCAAAGTTGCCAAGTGCCTGCAAGTGCGATTTACTTAGAAAGAGTTCCAGGTTCATTTGAATTGCCTTTAGCAGCGCAATGGCTTTTAAACACTAAAATGCCGGATGCCCTTATTTGTCTCGGCTGCATTATTAAAGGCGAAACTCAACATGATGAATTCATTGCACATGCAATTACGGATGGTATCATGCAATTAAACCTTCGATTTGATAAACCGGTTATTCTGGGTGTTTTAACAGTCAATTCAATGCAACAAGCAAATGAACGAGCTGGAGGAATATTGGGTAACAAAGGAACGGAGTCTATTTTGGCTGCTATTAAAATGCTAAGTTTACAACGAAGTTTAAATACTGCAGTTCAATCTAAAAAAACATGA
- a CDS encoding cob(I)yrinic acid a,c-diamide adenosyltransferase produces MKIYTKTGDQGTTSLFGGRRIAKDDLRIEAYGTIDEVNSALGLLNNFIKEAYLKDRMLEIQSYLFVIGSNLAADPDNNLVKVPALEESKTKLLESWIDEMEKELKPLQFFVLPGGCQASSHAHTCRTICRRAERRVISLAQLESVNSEIIIYLNRLSDYLFVLSRYLNHLCGIEETYWKPS; encoded by the coding sequence ATGAAAATTTATACTAAAACGGGTGACCAAGGCACTACATCGTTATTTGGAGGTCGCCGAATAGCTAAAGATGATCTTCGTATTGAAGCTTATGGAACTATTGATGAAGTAAATTCTGCTCTGGGATTATTAAATAATTTTATAAAAGAGGCTTATTTAAAAGATCGCATGTTGGAAATCCAATCGTATTTGTTTGTAATTGGTTCAAATTTGGCGGCTGATCCTGATAATAATTTGGTTAAAGTACCTGCTCTCGAAGAATCTAAAACGAAGTTACTAGAAAGCTGGATTGATGAAATGGAAAAAGAATTAAAACCCCTTCAGTTTTTTGTTCTGCCCGGAGGATGTCAGGCCAGTTCACACGCTCATACGTGTCGTACCATTTGTCGCAGAGCTGAACGCAGAGTGATATCCCTGGCCCAATTGGAATCGGTCAACTCGGAAATTATTATTTATTTAAATAGGTTATCGGATTATTTGTTTGTTTTATCAAGATATCTCAATCACCTATGTGGAATTGAGGAAACATATTGGAAACCTAGTTGA
- a CDS encoding ABC transporter ATP-binding protein — MIELHDLRKTYFMGDEQIDAIKKIQLNIAKNEYLALMGPSGSGKSTLMNLIGCLDSPTEGSYLLNNQLVSELSDNELAEIRNKEIGFVFQTFNLLPRMTALDNVAMPLIYAGMNKEERQEIAMDKLRQVGLGDRVMHKPNELSGGQRQRVAIARALVNNPAIILADEPTGNLDSKTSEEIMAMLDLIHKNGNTIILVTHENDIAKFAHRIVKLRDGMIESDQMNVK, encoded by the coding sequence ATAATAGAACTCCATGATCTTAGAAAAACCTATTTTATGGGTGACGAACAAATTGATGCAATCAAGAAGATTCAATTGAACATTGCTAAAAATGAGTATTTGGCATTGATGGGACCTTCAGGGAGTGGTAAATCTACTTTGATGAATTTAATTGGTTGCCTGGATAGTCCGACAGAGGGCAGTTATTTGTTAAACAATCAATTAGTCAGTGAACTTTCCGATAATGAGTTGGCTGAAATTAGAAATAAGGAAATAGGCTTTGTTTTTCAAACCTTTAACCTGTTGCCTAGAATGACTGCCTTGGATAATGTGGCCATGCCCTTAATTTATGCTGGGATGAATAAGGAGGAACGACAAGAAATAGCTATGGATAAATTGCGACAAGTTGGCTTGGGGGACCGGGTAATGCATAAACCCAATGAACTTTCAGGAGGGCAGAGGCAACGAGTTGCAATTGCTCGTGCTTTGGTTAATAATCCGGCAATTATCTTGGCGGATGAACCAACTGGAAATTTGGATTCAAAAACAAGTGAAGAGATTATGGCAATGCTAGATCTAATTCATAAAAATGGCAATACAATTATCTTAGTAACCCATGAAAATGATATTGCAAAATTTGCACATCGCATTGTAAAATTAAGAGATGGAATGATTGAGTCTGATCAAATGAATGTCAAATGA
- a CDS encoding deoxynucleoside kinase — translation MKHIAIAGNIGAGKTTLCELLSKQFSWDVLYEDTSINPYLSDFYYDMPRWAFNLQVYFLNSRFQQIVEIQKGSKTVIQDRTIYEDAHIFAPNLHEMGLMSKRDFENYFSLFQIMMSTIKAPDLLIYLKASIPTLVNHIQLRGRDYEGNMSLDYLKKLNQRYEQWISEFNQSPVIVVNTDELDFINNPEHLGKIISDVSSQIYGLF, via the coding sequence ATGAAACACATTGCAATTGCTGGTAATATTGGCGCTGGAAAAACAACTCTTTGTGAATTGCTATCAAAGCAGTTTTCCTGGGATGTTTTATATGAGGACACGAGCATCAACCCGTATCTCAGTGATTTTTATTATGACATGCCAAGGTGGGCATTTAATCTACAGGTCTATTTTTTAAATAGCCGGTTCCAACAAATTGTTGAAATTCAGAAAGGGTCTAAAACGGTAATTCAAGACCGAACTATTTATGAAGATGCTCATATTTTTGCTCCTAATCTTCATGAAATGGGTCTGATGTCCAAGCGAGATTTTGAAAATTATTTTTCACTGTTTCAAATCATGATGAGTACAATTAAAGCACCTGATCTATTGATTTATTTAAAGGCTTCAATTCCTACATTAGTAAATCATATTCAATTAAGAGGCAGGGACTACGAAGGCAATATGAGTTTGGACTATTTAAAAAAGTTAAATCAACGATACGAACAATGGATTTCTGAATTTAATCAAAGTCCGGTGATTGTTGTAAATACGGATGAATTGGATTTTATTAATAATCCAGAGCATTTAGGCAAGATAATATCGGATGTGAGTTCTCAGATTTATGGTTTATTTTAA
- a CDS encoding magnesium transporter CorA family protein — MIRYYAVSQNICGEVFELEQSSWINLSPPFAHGELDEFASKLGIESDFLTDPLDIEERARYEKYDEARSIIFNTPVINESDKENDPIFITVPMGIILCQGKLITISSVENPVLEKFFDNKVKNFNPRNETLFILQIFEQTVRLFLEYLKKLNMRRNLIEQELYHSSRSAELQSLLRIEKSLVYFVNSLSANELLKLKMKRTDFIAVKGNEDLSELFEDIIVDNNQAREVAQLYTNILNGTMEAYASIISNNLNKFINRLTVITVILMVPTLVASFFGMNVPMPMNLGNSWVSFYLVIVFSLGFSMLLIWFFKRKDVL; from the coding sequence ATGATCCGTTACTATGCAGTTTCTCAAAATATCTGTGGGGAAGTTTTCGAATTAGAACAGTCCTCTTGGATTAATTTATCTCCTCCATTTGCTCATGGTGAATTGGATGAATTTGCATCAAAACTTGGCATCGAATCCGACTTTTTGACTGACCCTCTTGATATTGAAGAGCGGGCCCGATATGAGAAATACGATGAAGCCCGAAGTATCATATTCAATACACCGGTTATAAATGAATCAGACAAGGAAAATGACCCGATTTTTATTACAGTTCCAATGGGTATTATTCTTTGTCAGGGAAAACTCATCACAATTTCAAGTGTAGAAAATCCGGTTCTTGAGAAATTTTTTGACAATAAAGTGAAAAATTTTAATCCTCGAAACGAAACTTTGTTCATACTTCAAATATTTGAACAAACAGTCCGGTTGTTTTTGGAATATTTGAAAAAATTGAATATGAGACGCAATCTCATTGAACAAGAGCTTTATCATTCAAGCCGGAGTGCAGAATTGCAAAGTTTGTTGCGAATTGAAAAAAGTCTGGTTTATTTTGTGAATTCGCTCAGTGCCAATGAACTCTTGAAGTTAAAGATGAAGCGGACTGATTTTATTGCGGTTAAAGGAAATGAAGACTTAAGCGAATTATTTGAGGACATCATTGTCGATAATAATCAAGCCAGGGAGGTTGCGCAATTATATACCAACATTTTAAACGGAACCATGGAGGCATATGCTTCTATCATTTCAAATAACCTTAATAAATTCATTAATCGCCTTACTGTTATTACGGTAATTTTAATGGTGCCAACATTGGTAGCCAGTTTTTTTGGGATGAACGTACCTATGCCAATGAATTTGGGGAACTCATGGGTTTCATTTTATTTAGTAATTGTTTTTTCTTTAGGCTTTAGTATGTTGCTCATTTGGTTCTTTAAACGAAAAGATGTGTTATAG
- a CDS encoding ABC transporter permease: protein MNLSAYISRKTFLSFRKSFTRSIIRISIIATALSLSVMIISQSVYNGFQKEIAQKVFGFWGHIHITDIQSKRSIEPITINLTDTLLDSLETLKLPGSSEVPIRHLQRFLVFPSIVGSKAEFEGLFIKGIGSDFDWNFFQDFLKKGRILDTSNTNWVRELLISEETANRINVDTGQFVILNFIVENERLKRKLKVVGIYNTGLGEYDRKFALVDIKMLQELIHKGPMEVTGLELFCKDINQAESVNHYIYENMLPINWYSETIREKHPYIFEWLALQNTNKQFILFLILAVCLINMATTVMILILERTHMIGVLTVLGMSRWEQRKIFLRYAARILAWSILLGNIIGYGLCFIQKKYQLIHLSESDYYLSYAPVDLSVFPIIILNLIFFVVILLSMIIPSLIIQSIRPVQALKFR, encoded by the coding sequence ATGAATTTAAGTGCATATATTTCAAGAAAAACCTTTCTAAGTTTTAGGAAGTCCTTTACAAGGAGTATTATTCGTATTTCTATCATAGCCACTGCACTGAGTTTAAGCGTAATGATTATTTCACAGAGTGTTTACAATGGTTTTCAAAAAGAAATTGCTCAAAAAGTATTTGGTTTTTGGGGACATATTCACATTACAGACATTCAATCAAAACGTAGTATTGAGCCAATTACTATAAATCTTACGGATACCTTATTGGATAGTTTAGAGACATTAAAACTACCAGGTTCTTCAGAAGTACCTATTCGGCATTTACAACGATTCTTGGTTTTTCCTTCAATTGTGGGCTCAAAAGCAGAATTTGAAGGATTGTTTATTAAAGGAATTGGATCAGATTTTGACTGGAATTTTTTCCAAGATTTTTTAAAAAAGGGTAGAATACTTGATACTTCTAACACAAATTGGGTACGTGAACTATTGATTTCAGAGGAAACTGCGAATCGCATCAATGTGGATACAGGTCAATTTGTGATTTTAAATTTTATTGTTGAAAATGAACGCCTCAAACGAAAATTAAAAGTTGTTGGAATCTATAATACAGGTTTGGGAGAATACGATCGTAAATTTGCATTAGTTGATATAAAAATGCTTCAGGAATTAATTCACAAAGGTCCCATGGAAGTTACCGGCCTGGAGTTATTTTGCAAAGATATTAATCAGGCAGAATCAGTAAATCATTATATATATGAAAACATGTTACCGATAAATTGGTATTCAGAAACGATCAGAGAAAAACATCCATATATATTTGAATGGTTGGCTTTGCAAAATACCAATAAGCAGTTTATACTTTTTTTGATTTTAGCAGTTTGTTTGATTAATATGGCGACTACCGTAATGATATTAATCCTGGAGCGAACGCATATGATCGGTGTTTTAACTGTTTTAGGTATGAGTCGATGGGAACAACGGAAGATCTTTTTAAGATATGCAGCTCGAATTTTAGCCTGGAGTATTTTGCTCGGCAATATTATAGGATATGGATTGTGCTTCATTCAGAAAAAGTATCAATTGATTCATTTAAGTGAAAGTGATTATTATCTGTCTTACGCTCCGGTTGATTTAAGTGTTTTTCCCATTATTATTTTGAATTTGATATTTTTTGTAGTTATACTTTTAAGTATGATCATTCCAAGTTTAATTATACAATCCATACGGCCTGTCCAGGCATTGAAGTTTCGTTAA
- a CDS encoding tyrosine--tRNA ligase, which yields MQKNGFLDELRWRSMLQDYTPGLEEYLEGGIRTAYIGFDPTAKSLGLGNYVQIMLLSFLQRAGHRHVVVMGGATGRIGDPSGKDKERELKSYQELDDNIQFQVKQLKQLLNFDEGPNKAILVNNFDFYKDMNVLEFLRDVGKHTTINYMLSKESVKKRLETGISYTEFSYQLLQAYDFYCLYQLHDCRIQMGGSDQWGNITAGTEYIGKVIANSKAYAVTTPLLTKSDGKKFGKTESGNIFLDPALTSPYKFYQFWINSDDSDLSKLFRYFSLKSQVEIEALELEHASDLRSLKKILAEEITLRVHGKKAFQGAMEVSELLFNKDCTTDFLYSLESETYKQLKDELPNFSLTRGQFNENKNVISLLSEHTSILNSKSEARRAIQGNAIGINKRKITDVDADLLETDLIHGKYIIVDNGKKNKFLIEIQ from the coding sequence ATGCAAAAAAATGGATTTTTAGACGAGTTAAGATGGCGTTCTATGTTGCAGGATTATACTCCAGGACTGGAAGAATACCTGGAAGGTGGAATCCGTACAGCATATATTGGATTTGATCCTACCGCTAAATCTCTGGGATTAGGAAATTATGTTCAAATTATGCTATTAAGTTTCTTGCAACGAGCCGGCCATAGACATGTAGTTGTCATGGGCGGAGCAACCGGTCGCATTGGCGACCCGTCTGGAAAGGATAAAGAACGTGAATTAAAATCCTATCAAGAGTTGGATGATAACATTCAGTTTCAAGTAAAGCAGCTAAAACAGTTACTCAATTTTGATGAAGGTCCAAATAAAGCAATCTTAGTCAATAACTTCGATTTTTATAAAGACATGAATGTGTTGGAATTCTTGCGGGATGTTGGCAAACACACAACAATAAATTACATGCTCTCTAAAGAATCTGTTAAGAAAAGACTCGAAACTGGCATTTCTTATACCGAATTTTCTTACCAGCTTTTGCAGGCATATGATTTTTATTGTCTGTATCAATTACATGATTGCCGTATACAAATGGGTGGTTCTGATCAATGGGGAAATATTACCGCAGGAACAGAATATATCGGAAAAGTAATCGCTAATTCCAAAGCTTATGCTGTGACAACGCCCCTTTTAACAAAATCAGACGGTAAAAAATTTGGAAAAACAGAATCAGGGAATATTTTTTTAGATCCAGCATTGACTAGTCCTTATAAATTTTATCAATTCTGGATAAATTCTGACGATTCGGATTTAAGTAAACTATTTCGCTATTTTAGCTTAAAATCGCAAGTAGAAATTGAAGCTTTAGAACTGGAGCATGCTTCTGACCTGCGTTCATTAAAAAAAATATTAGCTGAAGAAATCACCTTGAGAGTACATGGCAAAAAAGCATTTCAGGGAGCCATGGAAGTTTCAGAATTGTTATTTAACAAAGATTGTACTACGGATTTTCTTTATTCGCTAGAATCTGAAACCTATAAACAGCTGAAAGATGAACTTCCAAATTTTAGTCTTACTCGGGGACAATTTAATGAAAACAAAAATGTAATTAGTTTATTGTCAGAACATACAAGCATCCTGAATTCAAAGTCAGAAGCTCGAAGAGCGATACAAGGAAATGCAATTGGGATTAATAAGAGAAAAATAACGGATGTGGATGCCGATCTTTTAGAAACAGATTTAATTCACGGCAAATACATTATAGTTGATAATGGAAAAAAGAACAAGTTTTTAATAGAAATTCAATAA